From the Takifugu flavidus isolate HTHZ2018 chromosome 12, ASM371156v2, whole genome shotgun sequence genome, one window contains:
- the nova2 gene encoding RNA-binding protein Nova-2 isoform X3, with amino-acid sequence MSARTEEGEYFLKVLIPSYAAGSIIGKGGQTIVQLQKETGATIKLSKSKDFYPGTTERVCLIQGTVEALNGVHNFIAEKVREMPQSTQKTEPVSILQPQTTVNPDRVKQAKLIVPNSTAGLIIGKGGATVKAVMEQSGAWVQLSQKPEGINLQERVVTISGEPEQNRKAVEIIVQKIQEDPQSSSCLNISYSNITGPVANSNPTGSPYANSTEVIPAAAAAAAATASSLLGQASLAGVGAFPTTMSNLSGNDLLAITSALNTLASYGYNTNSLGLGLNPAAASGVLAAVAANANPAAAAAANLLASYASDASTSAAHTAASLGGFSLGSLAAATGATNGYLSAASPLVASSLLATEKLAEGAKEVVEIAVPENLVGAILGKGGKTLVEYQELTGARIQISKKGEFIPGTRNRKVTITGSQAATQAAQYLISQRITYEQGVRATNPQKVG; translated from the exons AGGAAGGCGAGTACTTCCTGAAGGTTTTGATTCCCAGCTATGCGGCGGGGTCGATCATTGGGAAGGGAGGTCAGACCATCGTCCAGCTGCAGAAAGAGACTGGAGCCACCATCAAACTGTCAAAATCCAAAGACTTCTACCCCG ggacGACGGAGCGGGTGTGTCTAATCCAGGGGACGGTGGAAGCACTCAACGGCGTCCACAACTTCATCGCTGAGAAGGTGAGGGAGATGCCGCAGAGCACCCAGAAGACAGAGCCAGTCAGcatcctgcagccacagaccaCCGTCAACCCAGACCGCGTCAAACAG GCCAAGCTGATTGTCCCTAACAGTACGGCGGGGTTGATCATCGGGAAAGGTGGAGCAACAGTCAAGGCTGTAATGGAACAGTCTGGCGCATGGGTCCAGCTCTCCCAAAAGCCAGAAGGTATCAACCTCCAGGAACGTGTTGTCACCATAAGTGGAGAACCTGAGCAGAACCGTAAAGCTGTGGAGATCATTGTCCAGAAGATCCAGGAAGATCCACAGAGCTCTTCCTGCCTCAACATCTCTTACTCCAACATCACAGGGCCCGTTGCCAACTCCAACCCCACCGGTTCTCCATACGCCAACTCCACTGAGGtcattccagctgcagcagctgccgcagcagcaacagcttcctctctgctcgGCCAGGCCAGCCTGGCTGGTGTTGGGGCTTTCCCAACCACCATGTCCAACCTCTCAGGCAACGACCTGCTGGCCATCACTTCAGCCCTCAACACTCTGGCCAGCTATGGCTATAACACCAACTCCCTTGGTCTGGGGCTGaatccagcagcagcctcagggGTGTTAGCTGCTgtagcagctaatgctaatccagcagcagccgccgcagcTAATTTGTTAGCATCCTATGCCAGTGATGCATCAACCAGTGCCGCTCACACAGCAGCGAGTCTTGGAGGCTTCTCCCTGGGATCTCTCGCTGCTGCTACAGGGGCGACTAACGGCTATTTAAGCGCTGCATCACCACTCGTGGCATCATCTCTACTGGCCACAGAGAAGCTTGCAGAAGGAGCAAAAGAAGTGGTGGAAATCGCTGTACCAGAAAACTTGGTGGGAGCCATCCtgggaaaaggagggaagaCGCTAGTAGAGTACCAAGAGCTGACTGGAGCCAGGATCCAGATCTCCAAGAAAGGCGAGTTCATCCCTGGAACTCGGAACAGGAAGGTGACCATCACGGGTTCCCAGGCTGCAACACAGGCTGCACAGTACCTAATCAGCCAGCGAATCACCTACGAGCAGGGGGTACGTGCCACCAACCCACAGAAAGTGGGCTAA